Proteins encoded within one genomic window of Cucumis sativus cultivar 9930 chromosome 3, Cucumber_9930_V3, whole genome shotgun sequence:
- the LOC116402939 gene encoding callose synthase 5-like isoform X2 translates to MLHLMNLLREMDLLLVPYSSYPSLKIIQMPPFLLASKIPIALDMAVEFRSRDSDLWKHIYADEYMKCEVIECCESLKNVLNVLAVGENEKRMLTYGSSFGTSISMELEHQVHVNGPFLVNVVHIIGLRVIDTFLFYHG, encoded by the exons ATGTTACATCTGATGAATTTATTAAG GGAGATGGATCTCTTGCTAGTTCCTTATTCCTCATATCCCAGCCTAAAAATAATCCAAATGCCTCCCTTTTTACTAGCCAGCAAG ATTCCAATAGCATTGGATATGGCTGTTGAATTTCGATCCAGAGATTCTGACCTATGGAAGCACATTTATGCAGATGAGTACATGAAATGTGAAGTGATAGAGTGTTgtgaatctttaaaaaatgtcctGAATGTTTTGGCAGTtggagaaaatgagaaaag GATGTTAACTTATGGAAGCTCATTCGGGACTTCGATCTCCATGGAATTAGAACATCAGGTACATGTCAATGGCCCCTTCTTAGTTAATGTCGTTCATATTATAGGATTAAGAGTAATAgatacctttcttttttatcatggATAG
- the LOC116402939 gene encoding uncharacterized protein LOC116402939 isoform X1: protein MCPSFSSSPALPFVPTVTSSAEMSLEEAIGYVTSDEFIKIPIALDMAVEFRSRDSDLWKHIYADEYMKCEVIECCESLKNVLNVLAVGENEKRMLTYGSSFGTSISMELEHQVHVNGPFLVNVVHIIGLRVIDTFLFYHG from the exons ATGTGTCCATCGTTTTCGTCTTCTCCGGCGCTGCCATTCGTGCCCACTGTCACCTCCTCTGCCG AGATGAGTCTTGAAGAAGCGATAGGATATGTTACATCTGATGAATTTATTAAG ATTCCAATAGCATTGGATATGGCTGTTGAATTTCGATCCAGAGATTCTGACCTATGGAAGCACATTTATGCAGATGAGTACATGAAATGTGAAGTGATAGAGTGTTgtgaatctttaaaaaatgtcctGAATGTTTTGGCAGTtggagaaaatgagaaaag GATGTTAACTTATGGAAGCTCATTCGGGACTTCGATCTCCATGGAATTAGAACATCAGGTACATGTCAATGGCCCCTTCTTAGTTAATGTCGTTCATATTATAGGATTAAGAGTAATAgatacctttcttttttatcatggATAG
- the LOC101214521 gene encoding LOB domain-containing protein 16: MASSSSTSTNTSMSGGGGGSGSGGGGGSPCGACKFLRRKCVADCIFAPYFCSEQGAARFAAIHKVFGASNVSKLLLHVPVHDRCEAVVTIAYEAQARIHDPVYGCVAHIFALQQQVAYLQTQLMHAKAQLAETLMDSGSNMEIQWTGDFNNNNLSNGSIPSNNYQTQITNNPSPQSSLESAANNDEALLFINQNQLFHESQLSRSSQEPQFLQPFPRKKLPSSSHADLGELHALALRMMRN, from the exons atggcttcttcttcttctacatcCACCAACACAAGCATGTCGGGGGGAGGTGGCGGCAGTGGCAGTGGCGGTGGCGGTGGTTCCCCGTGTGGAGCATGCAAGTTTCTAAGGAGAAAATGTGTGGCTGATTGTATATTTGCTCCTTATTTTTGTTCAGAACAAGGGGCTGCACGATTTGCTGCCATTCATAAGGTCTTTGGAGCAAGTAATGTCTCAAAGTTGTTGCTTCATGTTCCTGTTCATGATCGTTGTGAAGCTGTTGTTACTATTGCCTATGAAGCTCAAGCAAGGATTCACGATCCTGTTTATGGTTGTGTTGCTCATATTTTTGCTCTTCAACAACAG gTGGCATACTTGCAAACACAGCTGATGCATGCCAAGGCTCAACTTGCAGAAACCCTAATGGATTCAGGAAGTAATATGGAGATTCAATGGACAGGCGATTTCAATAACAACAATCTCTCCAATGGATCAATTCCAAGtaataattatcaaactcAAATTACGAACAACCCAAGCCCACAAAGCTCTCTAGAATCAGCTGCCAACAATGATGAAGCATTGTTATTcattaatcaaaatcaattatttcatGAGAGCCAATTAAGCAGATCATCACAAGAacctcaatttcttcaaccatttcccagaaaaaaattaccttcttcttctcatgcTGATCTTGGGGAACTCCATGCTTTGGCCCTTAGAATGatgagaaattaa
- the LOC101219129 gene encoding poly [ADP-ribose] polymerase 1 isoform X2 — translation MAEPQKPWKVEYAKSSRSSCKTCKSPIQKENLRFGKMVQATQFDGFMPMWNHAACILKKAKQIKSIDDVEGLDSLRWEDQLKIRQYVEDSVAAAAVVVTPIEYGIEVSQTSRASCKHCKQKIMKGEVRLSTVLDGKGTKGLAWYHANCYMEQCPSAQVEKLAGWQNLPPSDQAAISTLVKKPSSAVKNEKQTTSKAGKRKKDTAEDQDSKVTKATGDVSESRSMKNAIVSADSQNSADLVSKLEAQSKGLWKLKDDLKKHVTTSELREMLESNDQDSTGSELDLRDRCADGMMFGALAKCPICFGSLCYSRGMYRCHGYQSAWSKCSYSTCEPERLRGKWKVPEETGNLYLSKWFKSQKGAKPIRLLPPPTSSTTNSNQTSNGQSQSSNSENLAELRVSFYGLKDSMGEWKRKIEGEGGAVHAKIKKDTNCLVVSGYVDEYNPEMKKARRMKIPIVREEYLVDCFRKQKKLPYDRYKVEATSESTSLVTVKVKGRSAVHESSGLQDTGHILEDKKSIYNTTLNMSDLLTGINSYYILQIIQDDKSSDCYVFRKWGRVGNEKIGGVKLEEMTKSDAIREFKRLFLEKTGNPWEAWEQKLNFEKQPGRFFPLDIDYGVNKDMPKKPKNYPATKLAPQLAELMKMLFNVETYRAAMMEFEINMSEMPLGKLSRSNIQKGFEALTEIQNLLNSSVHDPYMKESLIIDASNRFFTVIPSIHPHIIRDEDDFKSKLKMLEALQDIEIASRLVGFDGDSHESLDDKYKKLHCDIAPISHESEDYKLIEKYLLNTHAPTHTDWALELEEVFSLEREGEFDKFVPFRQKLKNKMLLWHGSRLTNFVGILSQGLRIAPPEAPATGYMFGKGIYFADLVSKSAQYCYTDRNNPIGFMILSEVALGEVYELKKAEYMEKPPRGKHSTKGLGKKVPAALEHVKWKEDVVVPCGKPVASNVKASELMYNEYIVYDTAQVKMQFLLKVRFHHKR, via the exons ATGGCGGAACCCCAGAAGCCATGGAAGGTCGAATATGCCAAGTCTTCTCGATCCTCCTGCAAGACCTGCAAAAGTCCCATTCAGAAGGAGAATCTTCGCTTTGGCAAGATGGTTCAAGCCACCCAATTCGACGGTTTCATGCCT ATGTGGAATCACGCTGCCTGCATATTGAAGAAAGCAAAACAGATCAAATC AATTGATGATGTTGAAGGACTTGACTCATTGAGATGGGAAGATCAGCTGAAGATCAGACAGTATGTGGAAGACAGTGTAGCTGCAGCTGCAGTTGTTGTTACACCTATAGAGTATGGTATTGAAGTTTCACAAACTTCACGTGCTTCTTGCAAGCACTGCAAACAGAAGATTATGAAAGGAGAG GTTCGTTTGTCCACTGTCCTAGATGGTAAAGGGACCAAGGGCCTTGCTTGGTACCATGCAAACTGCTACATGGAACAATGTCCATCTGCCCAAGTTGAGAAGTTGGCAGGTTGGCAAAACCTCCCACCTTCTGATCAGGCTGCTATTAGTACCTTGGTTAAAAAGCCTTCGTCTGCTGTAAAAAATG AGAAACAAACAACTTCAAAAGCTGGTAAACGTAAAAAAGACACTGCTGAAGATCAGGATTCTAAAGTTACTAAGGCTACAGGAGATGTTTCTGAAAGCAGGTCCATGAAAAATGCTATTGTTTCAGCAGACAGCCAAAATTCAGCTGATTTAGTGAGTAAACTGGAGGCACAAAGTAAAGGATTATGGAAGCTAAAAGATGATCTGAAAAAGCATGTAACGACTAGCGAGTTGCGGGAAATGCTTGAATCTAATGATCAAGATTCTACAGGATCAGAGCTTGATTTGCGTGATCGCTG TGCCGATGGCATGATGTTTGGAGCACTTGCAAAATGCCCCATCTGTTTTGGTTCATTATGTTACTCTCGGGGCATGTATCGATGTCACGGGTATCAGTCTGCATGGAGCAAGTGTAGCTACTCTACTTGTGAACCAGAGCGCCTTAGAGGGAAGTGGAAAGTCCCAGAAGAAACTGGCAATCTATATCTTAGCAAG TGGTTTAAATCACAAAAAGGTGCAAAACCTATTCGATTATTGCCACCACCAACCTCCAGTACTACCAATAGCAATCAAACTTCTAATGGTCAATCACAATCATCAAATTCTGAAAACTTGGCTGAGCTAAGAGTTTCCTTCTATGGATTAAAAGATTCCATG GgagaatggaaaagaaaaattgagggTGAAGGTGGAGCTGTTCATGCCAAGATAAAGAAAG ATACTAATTGCTTAGTTGTGAGTGGATACGTGGATGAATATAATCCAGAAATGAAGAAAGCGAG GAGGATGAAGATACCTATAGTTCGGGAGGAGTATCTGGTAGATTGCTTTAGAAAACAGAAGAAGCTCCCATATGATAGATACAAAGTAGAAGCCACTAGTGAGTCCACCAGCTTGGTCACTGTAAAGGTGAAAGGGCGAAGTGCAGTGCATGAATCCTCAGGTTTGCAGGATACAGGTCATATTCTTGAAGACAAGAAAAGTATCTATAATACAACTTTAAACATGTCAGACTTGTTAACTGGAATTAATAG CTATTATATTCTCCAAATCATTCAAGATGATAAGAGTTCAGACTGCTATGTTTTTCGCAAATGGGGTCGAGTGGGAAATGAGAAAATTGGAGGAGTCAAACTTGAGGAGATGACAAAATCAGATGCGATACGGGAATTCAAACGCTTATTCCTTGAGAAGACAGGGAATCCTTGGGAAGCCTGGGAACAAAAACTAAACTTCGAAAAGCAGCCCGGCAGATTCTTCCCACTGGATATT GATTATGGAGTGAACAAAGATATGCCAAAGAAACCAAAGAATTATCCAGCCACTAAACTTGCTCCTCAATTAGCAGAATTAATGAAGATGCTGTTCAATGTGGAAACTTACAG GGCTGCTATGATGGAGTTTGAGATAAATATGTCAGAGATGCCTCTTGGAAAATTAAGCAGAAGTAACATCCAGAAGG GTTTTGAAGCTTTAACAGAAATCCAAAACTTATTAAACAGTAGCGTGCATGATCCATATATGAAAGAAAGCTTGATTATTGATGCTAGCAATCGTTTTTTCACGGTGATTCCTTCTATTCATCCTCACATTATAAGGGATGAGGATGATTTCAAGTCTAAG TTGAAAATGCTGGAAGCACTCCAAGATATTGAGATTGCTTCTAGGTTAGTTGGGTTTGATGGCGACAGCCATGAATCTCTTGATGATAAATATAAGAAGCTGCACTGTGATATTGCTCCAATATCTCACGAAAGTGAGGATTATAAGTTAATTGAGAAGTATCTTCTCAACACTCATGCCCCAACACATACG GATTGGGCTCTGGAGCTTGAAGAAGTATTTTCACTGGAGAGGGAAGGGGAGTTCGATAAGTTTGTTCCATTCCGACAAAAACTTAAGAACAAAATGCTGTTGTGGCATG GTTCACGGCTGACAAATTTTGTTGGGATACTTAGCCAGGGATTGAGAATAGCTCCTCCAGAAGCTCCAGCAACTGGTTATATG TTTGGAAAGGGAATATACTTTGCGGATCTGGTGAGTAAAAGTGCACAGTATTGCTACACGGACAGGAACAATCCCATTGGGTTTATGATCTTGAGTGAGGTTGCATTAGGGGAGGTGTACGAGCTGAAGAAAGCTGAA TATATGGAAAAACCACCTCGAGGAAAACATTCGACAAAAGGGCTTGGGAAGAAAGTGCCAGCTGCGTTGGAACACGTGAAGTGGAAGGAGGATGTGGTGGTTCCTTGTGGGAAACCAGTGGCGTCAAATGTTAAAGCTTCGGAGTTAATGTACAATGAGTACATTGTGTATGATACGGCCCAA GTTAAGATGCAATTTTTACTGAAAGTAAGGTTTCATCACAAAAGGTGA
- the LOC101219129 gene encoding poly [ADP-ribose] polymerase 1 isoform X1, translating to MAEPQKPWKVEYAKSSRSSCKTCKSPIQKENLRFGKMVQATQFDGFMPMWNHAACILKKAKQIKSIDDVEGLDSLRWEDQLKIRQYVEDSVAAAAVVVTPIEYGIEVSQTSRASCKHCKQKIMKGEVRLSTVLDGKGTKGLAWYHANCYMEQCPSAQVEKLAGWQNLPPSDQAAISTLVKKPSSAVKNEEKQTTSKAGKRKKDTAEDQDSKVTKATGDVSESRSMKNAIVSADSQNSADLVSKLEAQSKGLWKLKDDLKKHVTTSELREMLESNDQDSTGSELDLRDRCADGMMFGALAKCPICFGSLCYSRGMYRCHGYQSAWSKCSYSTCEPERLRGKWKVPEETGNLYLSKWFKSQKGAKPIRLLPPPTSSTTNSNQTSNGQSQSSNSENLAELRVSFYGLKDSMGEWKRKIEGEGGAVHAKIKKDTNCLVVSGYVDEYNPEMKKARRMKIPIVREEYLVDCFRKQKKLPYDRYKVEATSESTSLVTVKVKGRSAVHESSGLQDTGHILEDKKSIYNTTLNMSDLLTGINSYYILQIIQDDKSSDCYVFRKWGRVGNEKIGGVKLEEMTKSDAIREFKRLFLEKTGNPWEAWEQKLNFEKQPGRFFPLDIDYGVNKDMPKKPKNYPATKLAPQLAELMKMLFNVETYRAAMMEFEINMSEMPLGKLSRSNIQKGFEALTEIQNLLNSSVHDPYMKESLIIDASNRFFTVIPSIHPHIIRDEDDFKSKLKMLEALQDIEIASRLVGFDGDSHESLDDKYKKLHCDIAPISHESEDYKLIEKYLLNTHAPTHTDWALELEEVFSLEREGEFDKFVPFRQKLKNKMLLWHGSRLTNFVGILSQGLRIAPPEAPATGYMFGKGIYFADLVSKSAQYCYTDRNNPIGFMILSEVALGEVYELKKAEYMEKPPRGKHSTKGLGKKVPAALEHVKWKEDVVVPCGKPVASNVKASELMYNEYIVYDTAQVKMQFLLKVRFHHKR from the exons ATGGCGGAACCCCAGAAGCCATGGAAGGTCGAATATGCCAAGTCTTCTCGATCCTCCTGCAAGACCTGCAAAAGTCCCATTCAGAAGGAGAATCTTCGCTTTGGCAAGATGGTTCAAGCCACCCAATTCGACGGTTTCATGCCT ATGTGGAATCACGCTGCCTGCATATTGAAGAAAGCAAAACAGATCAAATC AATTGATGATGTTGAAGGACTTGACTCATTGAGATGGGAAGATCAGCTGAAGATCAGACAGTATGTGGAAGACAGTGTAGCTGCAGCTGCAGTTGTTGTTACACCTATAGAGTATGGTATTGAAGTTTCACAAACTTCACGTGCTTCTTGCAAGCACTGCAAACAGAAGATTATGAAAGGAGAG GTTCGTTTGTCCACTGTCCTAGATGGTAAAGGGACCAAGGGCCTTGCTTGGTACCATGCAAACTGCTACATGGAACAATGTCCATCTGCCCAAGTTGAGAAGTTGGCAGGTTGGCAAAACCTCCCACCTTCTGATCAGGCTGCTATTAGTACCTTGGTTAAAAAGCCTTCGTCTGCTGTAAAAAATG AAGAGAAACAAACAACTTCAAAAGCTGGTAAACGTAAAAAAGACACTGCTGAAGATCAGGATTCTAAAGTTACTAAGGCTACAGGAGATGTTTCTGAAAGCAGGTCCATGAAAAATGCTATTGTTTCAGCAGACAGCCAAAATTCAGCTGATTTAGTGAGTAAACTGGAGGCACAAAGTAAAGGATTATGGAAGCTAAAAGATGATCTGAAAAAGCATGTAACGACTAGCGAGTTGCGGGAAATGCTTGAATCTAATGATCAAGATTCTACAGGATCAGAGCTTGATTTGCGTGATCGCTG TGCCGATGGCATGATGTTTGGAGCACTTGCAAAATGCCCCATCTGTTTTGGTTCATTATGTTACTCTCGGGGCATGTATCGATGTCACGGGTATCAGTCTGCATGGAGCAAGTGTAGCTACTCTACTTGTGAACCAGAGCGCCTTAGAGGGAAGTGGAAAGTCCCAGAAGAAACTGGCAATCTATATCTTAGCAAG TGGTTTAAATCACAAAAAGGTGCAAAACCTATTCGATTATTGCCACCACCAACCTCCAGTACTACCAATAGCAATCAAACTTCTAATGGTCAATCACAATCATCAAATTCTGAAAACTTGGCTGAGCTAAGAGTTTCCTTCTATGGATTAAAAGATTCCATG GgagaatggaaaagaaaaattgagggTGAAGGTGGAGCTGTTCATGCCAAGATAAAGAAAG ATACTAATTGCTTAGTTGTGAGTGGATACGTGGATGAATATAATCCAGAAATGAAGAAAGCGAG GAGGATGAAGATACCTATAGTTCGGGAGGAGTATCTGGTAGATTGCTTTAGAAAACAGAAGAAGCTCCCATATGATAGATACAAAGTAGAAGCCACTAGTGAGTCCACCAGCTTGGTCACTGTAAAGGTGAAAGGGCGAAGTGCAGTGCATGAATCCTCAGGTTTGCAGGATACAGGTCATATTCTTGAAGACAAGAAAAGTATCTATAATACAACTTTAAACATGTCAGACTTGTTAACTGGAATTAATAG CTATTATATTCTCCAAATCATTCAAGATGATAAGAGTTCAGACTGCTATGTTTTTCGCAAATGGGGTCGAGTGGGAAATGAGAAAATTGGAGGAGTCAAACTTGAGGAGATGACAAAATCAGATGCGATACGGGAATTCAAACGCTTATTCCTTGAGAAGACAGGGAATCCTTGGGAAGCCTGGGAACAAAAACTAAACTTCGAAAAGCAGCCCGGCAGATTCTTCCCACTGGATATT GATTATGGAGTGAACAAAGATATGCCAAAGAAACCAAAGAATTATCCAGCCACTAAACTTGCTCCTCAATTAGCAGAATTAATGAAGATGCTGTTCAATGTGGAAACTTACAG GGCTGCTATGATGGAGTTTGAGATAAATATGTCAGAGATGCCTCTTGGAAAATTAAGCAGAAGTAACATCCAGAAGG GTTTTGAAGCTTTAACAGAAATCCAAAACTTATTAAACAGTAGCGTGCATGATCCATATATGAAAGAAAGCTTGATTATTGATGCTAGCAATCGTTTTTTCACGGTGATTCCTTCTATTCATCCTCACATTATAAGGGATGAGGATGATTTCAAGTCTAAG TTGAAAATGCTGGAAGCACTCCAAGATATTGAGATTGCTTCTAGGTTAGTTGGGTTTGATGGCGACAGCCATGAATCTCTTGATGATAAATATAAGAAGCTGCACTGTGATATTGCTCCAATATCTCACGAAAGTGAGGATTATAAGTTAATTGAGAAGTATCTTCTCAACACTCATGCCCCAACACATACG GATTGGGCTCTGGAGCTTGAAGAAGTATTTTCACTGGAGAGGGAAGGGGAGTTCGATAAGTTTGTTCCATTCCGACAAAAACTTAAGAACAAAATGCTGTTGTGGCATG GTTCACGGCTGACAAATTTTGTTGGGATACTTAGCCAGGGATTGAGAATAGCTCCTCCAGAAGCTCCAGCAACTGGTTATATG TTTGGAAAGGGAATATACTTTGCGGATCTGGTGAGTAAAAGTGCACAGTATTGCTACACGGACAGGAACAATCCCATTGGGTTTATGATCTTGAGTGAGGTTGCATTAGGGGAGGTGTACGAGCTGAAGAAAGCTGAA TATATGGAAAAACCACCTCGAGGAAAACATTCGACAAAAGGGCTTGGGAAGAAAGTGCCAGCTGCGTTGGAACACGTGAAGTGGAAGGAGGATGTGGTGGTTCCTTGTGGGAAACCAGTGGCGTCAAATGTTAAAGCTTCGGAGTTAATGTACAATGAGTACATTGTGTATGATACGGCCCAA GTTAAGATGCAATTTTTACTGAAAGTAAGGTTTCATCACAAAAGGTGA
- the LOC101219129 gene encoding poly [ADP-ribose] polymerase 1 isoform X3, whose protein sequence is MWNHAACILKKAKQIKSIDDVEGLDSLRWEDQLKIRQYVEDSVAAAAVVVTPIEYGIEVSQTSRASCKHCKQKIMKGEVRLSTVLDGKGTKGLAWYHANCYMEQCPSAQVEKLAGWQNLPPSDQAAISTLVKKPSSAVKNEEKQTTSKAGKRKKDTAEDQDSKVTKATGDVSESRSMKNAIVSADSQNSADLVSKLEAQSKGLWKLKDDLKKHVTTSELREMLESNDQDSTGSELDLRDRCADGMMFGALAKCPICFGSLCYSRGMYRCHGYQSAWSKCSYSTCEPERLRGKWKVPEETGNLYLSKWFKSQKGAKPIRLLPPPTSSTTNSNQTSNGQSQSSNSENLAELRVSFYGLKDSMGEWKRKIEGEGGAVHAKIKKDTNCLVVSGYVDEYNPEMKKARRMKIPIVREEYLVDCFRKQKKLPYDRYKVEATSESTSLVTVKVKGRSAVHESSGLQDTGHILEDKKSIYNTTLNMSDLLTGINSYYILQIIQDDKSSDCYVFRKWGRVGNEKIGGVKLEEMTKSDAIREFKRLFLEKTGNPWEAWEQKLNFEKQPGRFFPLDIDYGVNKDMPKKPKNYPATKLAPQLAELMKMLFNVETYRAAMMEFEINMSEMPLGKLSRSNIQKGFEALTEIQNLLNSSVHDPYMKESLIIDASNRFFTVIPSIHPHIIRDEDDFKSKLKMLEALQDIEIASRLVGFDGDSHESLDDKYKKLHCDIAPISHESEDYKLIEKYLLNTHAPTHTDWALELEEVFSLEREGEFDKFVPFRQKLKNKMLLWHGSRLTNFVGILSQGLRIAPPEAPATGYMFGKGIYFADLVSKSAQYCYTDRNNPIGFMILSEVALGEVYELKKAEYMEKPPRGKHSTKGLGKKVPAALEHVKWKEDVVVPCGKPVASNVKASELMYNEYIVYDTAQVKMQFLLKVRFHHKR, encoded by the exons ATGTGGAATCACGCTGCCTGCATATTGAAGAAAGCAAAACAGATCAAATC AATTGATGATGTTGAAGGACTTGACTCATTGAGATGGGAAGATCAGCTGAAGATCAGACAGTATGTGGAAGACAGTGTAGCTGCAGCTGCAGTTGTTGTTACACCTATAGAGTATGGTATTGAAGTTTCACAAACTTCACGTGCTTCTTGCAAGCACTGCAAACAGAAGATTATGAAAGGAGAG GTTCGTTTGTCCACTGTCCTAGATGGTAAAGGGACCAAGGGCCTTGCTTGGTACCATGCAAACTGCTACATGGAACAATGTCCATCTGCCCAAGTTGAGAAGTTGGCAGGTTGGCAAAACCTCCCACCTTCTGATCAGGCTGCTATTAGTACCTTGGTTAAAAAGCCTTCGTCTGCTGTAAAAAATG AAGAGAAACAAACAACTTCAAAAGCTGGTAAACGTAAAAAAGACACTGCTGAAGATCAGGATTCTAAAGTTACTAAGGCTACAGGAGATGTTTCTGAAAGCAGGTCCATGAAAAATGCTATTGTTTCAGCAGACAGCCAAAATTCAGCTGATTTAGTGAGTAAACTGGAGGCACAAAGTAAAGGATTATGGAAGCTAAAAGATGATCTGAAAAAGCATGTAACGACTAGCGAGTTGCGGGAAATGCTTGAATCTAATGATCAAGATTCTACAGGATCAGAGCTTGATTTGCGTGATCGCTG TGCCGATGGCATGATGTTTGGAGCACTTGCAAAATGCCCCATCTGTTTTGGTTCATTATGTTACTCTCGGGGCATGTATCGATGTCACGGGTATCAGTCTGCATGGAGCAAGTGTAGCTACTCTACTTGTGAACCAGAGCGCCTTAGAGGGAAGTGGAAAGTCCCAGAAGAAACTGGCAATCTATATCTTAGCAAG TGGTTTAAATCACAAAAAGGTGCAAAACCTATTCGATTATTGCCACCACCAACCTCCAGTACTACCAATAGCAATCAAACTTCTAATGGTCAATCACAATCATCAAATTCTGAAAACTTGGCTGAGCTAAGAGTTTCCTTCTATGGATTAAAAGATTCCATG GgagaatggaaaagaaaaattgagggTGAAGGTGGAGCTGTTCATGCCAAGATAAAGAAAG ATACTAATTGCTTAGTTGTGAGTGGATACGTGGATGAATATAATCCAGAAATGAAGAAAGCGAG GAGGATGAAGATACCTATAGTTCGGGAGGAGTATCTGGTAGATTGCTTTAGAAAACAGAAGAAGCTCCCATATGATAGATACAAAGTAGAAGCCACTAGTGAGTCCACCAGCTTGGTCACTGTAAAGGTGAAAGGGCGAAGTGCAGTGCATGAATCCTCAGGTTTGCAGGATACAGGTCATATTCTTGAAGACAAGAAAAGTATCTATAATACAACTTTAAACATGTCAGACTTGTTAACTGGAATTAATAG CTATTATATTCTCCAAATCATTCAAGATGATAAGAGTTCAGACTGCTATGTTTTTCGCAAATGGGGTCGAGTGGGAAATGAGAAAATTGGAGGAGTCAAACTTGAGGAGATGACAAAATCAGATGCGATACGGGAATTCAAACGCTTATTCCTTGAGAAGACAGGGAATCCTTGGGAAGCCTGGGAACAAAAACTAAACTTCGAAAAGCAGCCCGGCAGATTCTTCCCACTGGATATT GATTATGGAGTGAACAAAGATATGCCAAAGAAACCAAAGAATTATCCAGCCACTAAACTTGCTCCTCAATTAGCAGAATTAATGAAGATGCTGTTCAATGTGGAAACTTACAG GGCTGCTATGATGGAGTTTGAGATAAATATGTCAGAGATGCCTCTTGGAAAATTAAGCAGAAGTAACATCCAGAAGG GTTTTGAAGCTTTAACAGAAATCCAAAACTTATTAAACAGTAGCGTGCATGATCCATATATGAAAGAAAGCTTGATTATTGATGCTAGCAATCGTTTTTTCACGGTGATTCCTTCTATTCATCCTCACATTATAAGGGATGAGGATGATTTCAAGTCTAAG TTGAAAATGCTGGAAGCACTCCAAGATATTGAGATTGCTTCTAGGTTAGTTGGGTTTGATGGCGACAGCCATGAATCTCTTGATGATAAATATAAGAAGCTGCACTGTGATATTGCTCCAATATCTCACGAAAGTGAGGATTATAAGTTAATTGAGAAGTATCTTCTCAACACTCATGCCCCAACACATACG GATTGGGCTCTGGAGCTTGAAGAAGTATTTTCACTGGAGAGGGAAGGGGAGTTCGATAAGTTTGTTCCATTCCGACAAAAACTTAAGAACAAAATGCTGTTGTGGCATG GTTCACGGCTGACAAATTTTGTTGGGATACTTAGCCAGGGATTGAGAATAGCTCCTCCAGAAGCTCCAGCAACTGGTTATATG TTTGGAAAGGGAATATACTTTGCGGATCTGGTGAGTAAAAGTGCACAGTATTGCTACACGGACAGGAACAATCCCATTGGGTTTATGATCTTGAGTGAGGTTGCATTAGGGGAGGTGTACGAGCTGAAGAAAGCTGAA TATATGGAAAAACCACCTCGAGGAAAACATTCGACAAAAGGGCTTGGGAAGAAAGTGCCAGCTGCGTTGGAACACGTGAAGTGGAAGGAGGATGTGGTGGTTCCTTGTGGGAAACCAGTGGCGTCAAATGTTAAAGCTTCGGAGTTAATGTACAATGAGTACATTGTGTATGATACGGCCCAA GTTAAGATGCAATTTTTACTGAAAGTAAGGTTTCATCACAAAAGGTGA